In Labilibaculum sp. DW002, one DNA window encodes the following:
- a CDS encoding tetratricopeptide repeat protein, translating into MWKYAGILILSILISTHVYAQEMMSVNQVHKETYELYQKQQWQQLILLGEKYIEQGIDFYYLRLRMGIAYYELKKYRKSAVFFQKLSQQNPEDVSLKEYLYFSYILGGRNIDAIRMQNDLPQSVKKKYSIGKTKLISGIYTETKYEFIDDYTVDSDQIQEQTVRNYFHHYSLGLNHQLGSRVSLFHAYSWVDLKNSSVLEGISFNEKISQNQYYLKSSFRLGCGTELIFGGHWLRTKLKGYPLSAETIIESAMKISKLKGASIAGNGNGGNGNGNGNGNGGNGDGESGEGGNGDEGSGDGEDSVPASTVEIEPYVNTQNSYIGILGLHQDISNWKVSLGLLYFEANHLTRWQQELSVRYYPKGNLNLYLMGGFTNQMEEKLETGWLNRQYWKGGLGFRIAKNTWGQVGYSFGDMYMQVENEGYSVFNGVNHVKTKIDISCYQYVFKGKLSLFLLYQHQKEKNTYVISDILNSQHVNVQSITGGVKWKF; encoded by the coding sequence ATGTGGAAATATGCAGGCATATTGATATTGAGTATTTTGATTAGTACACATGTTTATGCTCAGGAAATGATGAGTGTTAATCAAGTGCACAAGGAGACCTATGAGCTTTATCAAAAACAGCAATGGCAACAACTCATATTGCTAGGTGAAAAATATATTGAGCAAGGTATTGATTTTTATTATTTGCGTTTACGAATGGGGATTGCCTATTATGAACTGAAGAAATATCGGAAATCGGCTGTTTTTTTTCAAAAGCTTTCTCAACAGAATCCTGAGGATGTTAGCCTGAAAGAGTATTTGTACTTTTCCTATATCTTAGGGGGTAGAAATATAGATGCAATACGTATGCAAAATGATTTGCCTCAATCTGTTAAGAAAAAATACAGCATTGGTAAAACGAAACTTATTTCTGGAATTTATACTGAAACGAAATATGAATTTATTGATGATTATACGGTCGATTCTGATCAGATTCAAGAGCAAACAGTTCGCAATTATTTTCACCATTATAGTTTAGGGCTGAATCATCAATTGGGGAGTCGAGTATCATTATTTCATGCCTACAGCTGGGTAGATTTGAAGAATTCAAGTGTGTTGGAAGGTATTTCTTTTAATGAGAAAATAAGCCAAAATCAATATTATTTGAAAAGCTCTTTTCGATTAGGGTGCGGAACAGAATTGATTTTTGGAGGACATTGGCTAAGAACTAAGCTGAAAGGCTATCCTCTTTCTGCAGAAACAATAATTGAATCAGCAATGAAAATATCAAAATTGAAAGGAGCCAGTATCGCTGGAAATGGTAATGGAGGTAATGGTAATGGTAATGGCAATGGTAATGGAGGAAATGGTGATGGTGAAAGCGGTGAAGGTGGAAATGGCGATGAAGGAAGTGGTGACGGCGAAGATAGTGTTCCTGCATCTACTGTTGAAATTGAGCCTTATGTGAATACTCAAAATAGTTATATTGGGATTTTAGGACTTCATCAGGATATATCCAATTGGAAAGTGAGCCTTGGACTATTGTATTTTGAGGCAAATCATTTAACTCGATGGCAACAGGAGCTGTCTGTTCGTTACTATCCTAAAGGAAATCTAAATCTTTATCTAATGGGTGGTTTCACGAATCAAATGGAAGAAAAATTAGAAACAGGTTGGTTGAATCGGCAGTATTGGAAAGGTGGATTAGGGTTTCGAATAGCAAAAAATACATGGGGGCAAGTGGGATATAGCTTTGGAGATATGTATATGCAAGTAGAGAATGAAGGCTATTCGGTATTTAATGGGGTCAATCATGTAAAAACTAAAATTGATATAAGTTGTTATCAATATGTATTTAAAGGAAAATTGAGCTTATTTCTATTATATCAACATCAAAAAGAAAAAAACACTTATGTGATATCTG
- a CDS encoding urea transporter — protein MKALKKNILFLGEAILNSYAQVFFSRNKTFAFLLLLVSFFDVWAGLSGLISLVAANVIAFAMGFSSYYIKDGTYGFNSLLVGLGIGLYFQPSIEIALLVILSSVLTLFISLFLQGVFTKYALPFLSVPFLLGLWMIMMASSDLTTLGISERGIYEANEFYDMGGQLLVNLYHRIQNFELFYSVSVFLKSLGAIFFQSNWLAGLLILFGLLIYSRIAFTLAIFGFYVAYFFYGLIGANINELSYTYIGFNFILTSIALGGFYLIPSLYSYLWIVLLLPIVVLVTLSSMHWFAPYRLSIYALPFNVVTLIFLYILKLRYKPSEKLQEVSVQHNSPEKNLYFSKNNFLRKSSIMLSDFQLPFIGEWTVTQAYDGEYTHKDEWRHAWDFAIVDEQNKQFTNQGDIVDDYYCYNKTILCPAEGQIVNVLDGVPDNEIGKVNLDQNWGNSLVIHHQNGLYSQLSHFREASIKVKKGDFVKKGDVLGACGNSGRSPFPHIHFQFQTTPYIGSATFDVALPHYMERVKKQVELKSYSRPLKSAKLLRGEAHPLLNQALSFQTGQKFCFDVISGDNLKMVLHQKKWHFEVKSDILANTYLYCSFTNSRAYFSIEGNVLQFHNYLGNKRSLLYYLYLSCYKVYLGYYPNLNVREEVPPNLVYGVGKLFIQDFIAPFYIYLKSEYQLNYLNKVNGITTDKIELTSKVICNYLTKKEHFKSEIVLENSASIQIRIHKNGETLEIKCGNMQAY, from the coding sequence ATGAAAGCATTAAAAAAGAACATACTATTTTTAGGAGAGGCCATCCTAAACAGTTATGCTCAGGTGTTTTTTTCAAGAAACAAAACCTTTGCTTTTCTATTGCTATTGGTCAGTTTTTTTGATGTTTGGGCAGGTCTATCTGGACTTATTTCATTAGTGGCCGCAAATGTTATTGCTTTTGCAATGGGGTTCTCGTCTTATTATATCAAAGATGGGACCTACGGCTTTAATAGTCTATTGGTTGGTTTAGGGATCGGCTTATATTTTCAACCTAGTATAGAAATTGCTTTGCTTGTTATTTTATCTTCTGTATTGACACTCTTTATAAGCTTATTTCTGCAGGGAGTTTTTACAAAATATGCTTTGCCTTTTTTAAGTGTTCCGTTTCTCTTAGGCCTTTGGATGATCATGATGGCTAGTAGTGATTTAACAACTTTGGGGATTAGTGAAAGAGGTATTTATGAAGCCAATGAATTTTATGATATGGGAGGTCAGTTGCTTGTAAATCTCTATCATCGGATTCAAAATTTTGAACTCTTCTATTCGGTTTCTGTTTTTCTAAAATCACTTGGTGCTATTTTCTTTCAAAGTAATTGGTTGGCAGGTTTACTTATTCTGTTTGGCTTACTTATCTATTCCAGAATCGCTTTTACTTTGGCGATATTTGGCTTTTATGTTGCCTATTTTTTTTATGGTTTGATTGGCGCGAACATCAATGAATTGAGTTATACTTATATCGGCTTTAACTTTATACTAACTTCAATAGCTCTTGGAGGATTTTACCTTATCCCTTCTTTGTATTCTTATTTATGGATTGTACTTCTTTTACCAATAGTTGTATTAGTTACGCTTAGTAGCATGCATTGGTTCGCACCTTATCGGCTTTCCATTTATGCACTTCCATTTAATGTAGTTACCCTAATATTTTTGTACATCTTAAAATTAAGATACAAGCCCAGTGAAAAATTGCAAGAGGTAAGTGTACAGCATAATTCTCCCGAAAAGAATTTGTATTTCTCTAAAAATAATTTCCTTCGAAAATCTTCCATTATGCTGTCAGATTTTCAATTGCCATTTATTGGCGAATGGACAGTTACTCAAGCTTATGATGGAGAATATACGCATAAGGATGAATGGCGTCATGCTTGGGATTTTGCAATTGTTGATGAACAAAATAAACAATTTACGAATCAAGGTGATATTGTTGATGACTACTACTGTTACAATAAAACAATTCTATGTCCAGCGGAAGGTCAAATTGTAAATGTTTTAGATGGTGTACCAGATAACGAGATTGGCAAAGTCAATTTAGATCAGAATTGGGGAAATAGTTTGGTCATTCACCATCAAAATGGGCTCTATTCTCAGCTTAGCCATTTCCGGGAAGCGAGTATTAAGGTGAAAAAGGGAGATTTTGTAAAAAAGGGAGATGTGTTGGGAGCTTGTGGTAATTCGGGCAGATCACCCTTTCCGCACATTCATTTTCAATTTCAAACCACACCATATATTGGTTCAGCTACCTTCGATGTCGCTTTGCCGCATTATATGGAGCGTGTAAAGAAGCAAGTTGAACTTAAATCTTACTCTCGTCCCCTAAAGTCTGCTAAATTGTTAAGGGGAGAAGCTCATCCTCTTTTAAATCAAGCATTGAGTTTTCAAACAGGGCAGAAATTTTGCTTTGATGTGATATCAGGAGACAATCTTAAAATGGTTTTACACCAAAAAAAATGGCATTTTGAAGTGAAGTCAGATATTCTAGCGAATACATATCTATACTGTAGCTTCACCAATTCACGAGCCTACTTTAGTATAGAAGGCAACGTTTTACAGTTCCATAATTATCTAGGTAATAAACGTTCTCTTTTGTATTATTTGTATCTCTCTTGTTATAAAGTTTACCTCGGCTATTATCCGAATTTAAATGTGAGGGAAGAAGTTCCCCCTAACCTAGTTTATGGAGTTGGAAAACTTTTCATACAGGATTTTATAGCTCCATTTTACATTTATTTAAAGTCGGAGTATCAATTAAATTATTTGAATAAGGTCAATGGAATTACTACCGATAAAATTGAGCTTACATCTAAAGTAATTTGTAATTATCTTACTAAGAAGGAACATTTTAAAAGTGAAATTGTTCTAGAAAACTCGGCTTCTATTCAAATTAGGATTCATAAAAATGGAGAAACATTAGAAATAAAATGTGGAAATATGCAGGCATATTGA